A window of Flammeovirga kamogawensis genomic DNA:
TGTTTAAAACTCATTATATAATTGATAAGCGTTCTTTAATATACGCTTTTTCTTCTTCATTTGTCATGATTAGAAGAACAGATTTGGAAGTAAATTGCTGATCAATTGAAGGTTTGAAAAACCACTCTTGTCCCTCTCTTATGGCTAATACCAAAGTAGAAGGGAGTTCATGTATCTTTAAATCTTTTAGTGATTTACCATGACATTTCTCGGGTATTGTAATTTCTTCTAATTTAAAAAGCTCTGTTTTATCTCTTCTGACAACATCTAAAAATGTAGTAATATTTGGTCGTATCATTTCCATAGCCATTCTACGTCCACCAATAGAATGTGGAGATACAACTTCATTAGCACCAACAGAAATTAATTTATCTCTAAAAGCAGGTTTTTTATTTGCAGAAACAATTCTAAAACTAGCATTAAGCTGTCTTGCTGTTAAAGTAGTAACTAAGTTTAAGTTGTCATCATTGGTACAGATAAAAATACCATCAGCTTGTTTTATGCCTGCAGATATTAATGTCTCGTCCATTGTACAATCACCAACAATACCATAAGCATGTTTATACTCTCTTCGGTACTGTCTATATATTTCTTCATCTTTCTCAATAAAGACAAAGTGCTTATCAGCTTTATCAAGTTCTTCTGCTATGCGTAGACCAACACGGCCTAAACCACATATTATAAAATGATTATTTAATGTATTGATCATGCGTAAGGCTCTTCGTTTAAAAAATTCTTCTTGTATGTGCCCTTCTAAAAAGAATGCGGATAGAGAAGTGGCGATATAGGTAAAAGTTCCTATACCAGAAAACGCAATAAAAATAGCAAAAACTCTACCTACAGGGTTATTATCAAGAGGAATAACTTCACCATAACCAATAGTAGTAATAGTAATAGCCGTCATAAAGAAAGCGTCCATTGGTTCTACAGGGTAACTAGAAGTTGCCATGAAACCAACAGTACCAATAATCATGATAAAAAATATCACTCCAAAAGCAGGAAGTACTTTGGCTAATAATGCTCTCATTTATACAATATTTACCTCTGGCTCTATTTTTATTGAAAATTTATTATAAACATCTTGTTGAATAGTCATAGCTAAATCCCATGCTTCTTCTCCAGTAGCGCCTCCGTTGTTAACTAAGACTAAAGCCTGTTTTGGATAGGTTCCGACATTGCCTTTTGATTTTCCTTTCCATCCAGTTGTTTCAATTAACCAACCAGCAGGTATTTTAGTAAAATCATCACCAACAGGATAGTGGGGTGCATTTGGATATTCTTTTAGAATTGAATCTGCAATTGTATTTGCTAATACTGGGTTTTTAAAAAAACTACCACAATTACCTATTTCTTTAGGGTCTGGTAATTTTGAGTTACGAATGCCTATTATCACATTGGCAACTCTCAATGGGGTAACCTCTAAATCTGGTTTTTTAGAAAGTACATCATTAATAGCCCCGTAACTTGTATTAAAAGACCAATCTTTATTTAATTTAATAGTAATAGATATTACAGAGATTTTGCCTTTTAATTCATTTTTAAAAATGCTATTTCTATAACCAAATTGGCATTTTTTAGCCGAATAAGTTTTTAATGTAAAGTCTGAGTAATCGAGTACCTCAACTTCTTGAATTACATCTTTTACTTCTACACCATACGCACCGATATTTTGAATAGGAGAGGCTCCAACAGTTCCAGGAATTAGTGCTAGATTTTCTATACCTTGCCATCCCTTTTCAACTGTTTTCATCACTATATTATGCCAATTTTCACCAGCACCAATTTTTAATGTTACTGTAGAATCATCTTCATCAATAATTTCAAAACCTTTAATCTCATTTTTAATGATTAGCCCCTCATAATCTTTTGTGAAAAGTACATTACTACCACCACCAATAATCATAAATTCATTATTATTATTATTTTCTGATATAATTTCAGCTAATTCATGAGATGATTTTGCAGTAGTGAAATATTTTGCATTCACTTTGGCGCCAAAAGTATGATAGGGTAATAAAGATTTGTTTGTTTCAATCATGATGCGTTAAAAAATATCCATGCTTAATTTAGAAATAAGCATGGATAGTAGGTTATATTATTTTGATGCGATAAACTCAACTAATTCATCAATTGGCATTTTATTAAACTGTCCTGAAGACATTAATAATAAATTCTTATTCTCCCAATCAATTTCTTTTAAACGTTGATACAAAGCTTTTTCATCAGTAAATACTTCAACATTTTTTTGATCAAATGCTTTGTAGATATCTTCAGCTGTAATTTTTTCTAAACCTTTATTTTCTACAACCTTAGGGTTAAAGTAAACTAAAGGAATATCAGCTTCTTTTAATGTTTTAGCATACTCAGAAAGAAACGTTGAAGTTAAGCTACTAAATGTGTGTAACTCTAAACATGCAACTACATCTTTCTTTGCATATTGTTTTGCTAAAGCATTTACAGTAGCTCTAACTTTAGAAGGGGCATGAGCAAAATCTCTAAATACTTTGGTTGTACCTAAATCTTTAACCAATTGCATTCTTAAAGCAGCACCTTCGAAAGATGCAATCGCTTCTATAAATTCATCTTTGCTAACATTAAGACGTTTACAAACTTCCATTGCAGCAGTCATATTTTGTAAGTTATGCTCACCAAATACTTTTGTTGCTGTATTAACAGACCCACCTGTTAAGAAAGTTGTTCCGTCTTTTAATTTAGACTTCATTTTCTCGTAAGGAATAACATCTACATCTCCTGAGATGGTAGATTTCTTCACTAACTTTTTAAGGACCTTATCATCAGTTGAGTAAATTAAAACTCCAGCTTTTGGAGACTCTTCAATAAATAACTCAAATTGTTTTTCGTAATCTTCGTATTTAGGATACACATTGACATGGTCCCATGCAATGCCAGTAATTACACCAATATGATGATGATAGTTTAAGAACTTTGGTCTTAAATCTAACGGAGAAGACATATACTCATCTCCTTCTAGAATAACAACAGGAGCTGACTCAGTAAGTTTAACAGGTCTTTCAATACCTTTCAAAGCTGCACCAACTAAATAATCACATTCAATGTTCCAATAGCTAAGTACATGAATGATCATAGATGAAACCGTAGTTTTACCATGGCTTCCTGCAACTACAATTCTTTGTTTATTTTTTGTTTGAGAATATACATACTCAGGGAAAGAATATATTTTCAAACCCAATTGTTTCGCTTTTAATAGCTCAGGGTTGTCTTTACGAGCATGCATACCCAAAATTACAGCGTTAATATCTTTTGTAATTTTCTCTGGATGCCATCCAAATTCTTCAGGAAGTAAATCAAACTTTTTTAGGTTTGATGAAGCAGGCTCATAAATGTGATCGTCAGATCCTGATACATTATATCCTTTTTGTTGCAAAGTAATTGCAAGGTTATGCATAATGCTGCCGCCAATCGCTATAAAATGAACTCTCATGTATTTATATATAGTATTCTATTTCCTAATCGTTTTCTTCAGAACAACAAAAGTAAGATAAATTGCAATATTTAGTTAAAAAAAGAGAGATCATTTCGATTTATTTTGAGATAATTTTCTCTCTTTTGGCAACTAATTGAGCAATTTTTAGATCTCTTACCATTTTAAAACGCTCATTCATTGACAATAACCTTGAATAACTTCAAAAATGTATCAAGTCTTGATGCAAGTAGTTAGAAAATTCTAGAAAACTCTGTAATTTTGTATTTATGGATAAGTCTAATAGTAGCAGAAGTAGTTTAATTCAATCTGCTTACAGTCAAAATACACCTGAGGCAGTAGGACTTGATTTAGTGAATGCAAAGAAAAGACCGTGTGACCACAACTTAGAAAGAGTGACACTTGGTGCTTTAA
This region includes:
- the murB gene encoding UDP-N-acetylmuramate dehydrogenase; translated protein: MIETNKSLLPYHTFGAKVNAKYFTTAKSSHELAEIISENNNNNEFMIIGGGSNVLFTKDYEGLIIKNEIKGFEIIDEDDSTVTLKIGAGENWHNIVMKTVEKGWQGIENLALIPGTVGASPIQNIGAYGVEVKDVIQEVEVLDYSDFTLKTYSAKKCQFGYRNSIFKNELKGKISVISITIKLNKDWSFNTSYGAINDVLSKKPDLEVTPLRVANVIIGIRNSKLPDPKEIGNCGSFFKNPVLANTIADSILKEYPNAPHYPVGDDFTKIPAGWLIETTGWKGKSKGNVGTYPKQALVLVNNGGATGEEAWDLAMTIQQDVYNKFSIKIEPEVNIV
- a CDS encoding potassium channel family protein, whose product is MRALLAKVLPAFGVIFFIMIIGTVGFMATSSYPVEPMDAFFMTAITITTIGYGEVIPLDNNPVGRVFAIFIAFSGIGTFTYIATSLSAFFLEGHIQEEFFKRRALRMINTLNNHFIICGLGRVGLRIAEELDKADKHFVFIEKDEEIYRQYRREYKHAYGIVGDCTMDETLISAGIKQADGIFICTNDDNLNLVTTLTARQLNASFRIVSANKKPAFRDKLISVGANEVVSPHSIGGRRMAMEMIRPNITTFLDVVRRDKTELFKLEEITIPEKCHGKSLKDLKIHELPSTLVLAIREGQEWFFKPSIDQQFTSKSVLLIMTNEEEKAYIKERLSII
- a CDS encoding UDP-N-acetylmuramate--L-alanine ligase, yielding MRVHFIAIGGSIMHNLAITLQQKGYNVSGSDDHIYEPASSNLKKFDLLPEEFGWHPEKITKDINAVILGMHARKDNPELLKAKQLGLKIYSFPEYVYSQTKNKQRIVVAGSHGKTTVSSMIIHVLSYWNIECDYLVGAALKGIERPVKLTESAPVVILEGDEYMSSPLDLRPKFLNYHHHIGVITGIAWDHVNVYPKYEDYEKQFELFIEESPKAGVLIYSTDDKVLKKLVKKSTISGDVDVIPYEKMKSKLKDGTTFLTGGSVNTATKVFGEHNLQNMTAAMEVCKRLNVSKDEFIEAIASFEGAALRMQLVKDLGTTKVFRDFAHAPSKVRATVNALAKQYAKKDVVACLELHTFSSLTSTFLSEYAKTLKEADIPLVYFNPKVVENKGLEKITAEDIYKAFDQKNVEVFTDEKALYQRLKEIDWENKNLLLMSSGQFNKMPIDELVEFIASK